A stretch of the Chelonoidis abingdonii isolate Lonesome George chromosome 11, CheloAbing_2.0, whole genome shotgun sequence genome encodes the following:
- the NAPA gene encoding alpha-soluble NSF attachment protein, whose protein sequence is MFKMAKNWSAAGNAFCQAAQLHLQLQSKHDAATNFVDAGNAFKKADPQEAINCLIRAIEIYTDMGRFTIAAKHHISIAEIYETELVDIEKAIAHYEQAADYYKGEESNSSANKCLLKVATYAAQLEQYQKAIEIYEQVGTNAMDSPLLKYSAKEYFFKAALCHFCIDMLNAKLAIQKYEEMFPAFSDSRECKLVKKLLEAHEEQNIDSYTDSVKEYDSISRLDQWLTTMLLRIKKTIQGEEEDLR, encoded by the exons ATGTTCAAAATGGCCAAGAACTGGAGTG CTGCGGGGAATGCCTTCTGCCAGGCAGCACAGCTCCACCTGCAGCTGCAGAGCAAGCACGACGCGGCCACCAACTTCGTGGATGCTGGCAATGCCTTCAAGAAAGCTGACCCGCAAG aggcCATTAACTGTTTGATCAGAGCTATCGAGATCTACACAGACATG ggTCGATTCACCATCGCTGCCAAGCATCACATATCGATAGCAGAGATCTATGAGACGGAGTTGGTGGATATAGAAAAG GCGATAGCCCATTATGAGCAAGCTGCTGATTACTACAAAGGGGAAGAATCCAACAG ctCTGCCAACAAATGTTTACTGAAAGTGGCCACTTACGCAGCCCAGCTGGAGCAGTACCAGAAAGCCATCGAGATCTATGAGCAG GTGGGCACTAATGCGATGGACAGtcccctgctgaagtacagtgcTAAGGAATATTTCTTCAAGGCGGCCCTCTGCCACTTCTGCATTGACATGCTCAACGCAAAG CTGGCCATACAGAAATATGAAGAGATGTTCCCAGCCTTCTCGGACTCCAGGGAGTGCAAACTGGTTAAA AAGCTACTGGAAGCTCATGAAGAACAGAACATTGACAGCTACACTGACTCT GTAAAGGAGTATGATTCCATCTCACGGCTGGACCAGTGGCTCACCACCATGCTCCTCCGTATCAAGAAAACCATCCAGGGTGAAGAGGAGGACCTGCGTTAA